Within Lactobacillus amylovorus DSM 20531, the genomic segment CCTAGAAAAGCAACAATTTCGTTTAGCAAGATACTCCTCCTTATGCTTTTTTACTTATTAATATTATAATGAAAACATCGATTAAAAGTGGAAAGAATCAAGGTGTGAACGAGAAAAATGAAGAAAATAGGACATTACCTGGGAAATATTGCGGGGGCAGTATTGGCCTTTGCGCTATATATGTTGCTTGAAATAGCTTATTTTGCGCCTAAAAGAATAAATTTGGGTAGCGGCGATTTACGAGTGTTTGCTACATCTTTGATGACTGTGGTGATCTTATTTGTGATCTTTTATTTATATCGTCAGCAGTTAAAGGAAGAAAATCAGTGGGGCTTTAATGAAAGTCCGCACTGGGATGCACGTAGGTTAGGGATTGCGGTAATCGGCTTTATCTTAATTATGATTGGATCTGTCGTGATGCTTAATTTAGTTGGCGGTGGTGTATCTGAAAACCAACAAAGCTTGAATAGATTGGAACAAGGCAATGCAGGACTATTTAAAATTTTGGTAGTCTTTATTGCACCGTTTTGTGAGGAAACGATTTTTAGAGGGATGTTCTTCAACATCTTCTTTACTAAACCAACAACGTTGAATAAATGGTTGGGCATCATCACAAGTGGTTTTTTATTCGGCTATATGCACGATCCGATGTTGAGCAAGTACATCTTGGTTTACTGGGTGTTAGGTATCGTCTTAGCCTGGGTATATACAACAACGAAGGACTTGCGTTACTCGATGCTAGTGCACATGTGTTATAACGCGATGGGATTTATTTAAAATTGAATGCAAATTAAAACGCCGGAATTTTTTCCGACGTTTTTGTGTTTAGTGTGCAAATAATCTGATAATGATAGTAAGTATCAATGTAATTGGAAATATAATCATACCAGAATCCCAATTATCAAAGGTAAATCCGCAGATAACATAGATTGCTCCAGCAATTGCCCAAATAGCAGAATTAAGGCGCCCAAATTGAATCCATGAAAGGCTGAAGTGATGCTTATTAGTTGATTTATTACTCTTTTCTTCATTGTCATCTTTGAGTAAATAATCAGTTGAAACATCAAAAATATTAGATAAAGCAATGATTTTGTCTAGATCAGGTTTAGCTTGTCCGCTCTCCCATTTAGAAACGGATTGTCGACTAACATTTAATTTCTCAGCCAATTCTTCTTGTGACCAGTTATTATCATTTCGTAATTGTGAAATTTTTTGATTTAAGTTCATACTCGTTACCTCGATTGGTTTGATTTTATCAAAATGATACTGCTAGGAATGGTTGCATTCTACCAATTTTGCGATAAATTTTGTCAACTTGAGGTTGCAATGCTTATTTAGTAGGACGAGCATAAGTGATACGTCCCTCTTTAAGAAGGCTTTGAAAAGATTGCGCAATTGTTGAACGATGGACCGCACCCATTGGATCGATTCCACCGATTTTGATAATTTGCGTTTTTCTGCCGTGATATGAACCATCAATAATTGCTGTGTGGCCATTTGGACCATAACCAGTTCCAACATTAACAATGACAATACCACCTGGTTTCACATTTTTAGCATGAATTTGTCTAAAGTATTGATGAGCATTTTTGGCATCATTTTCCATTTCAGGAGTAGAAAAGGCTGTTTGTCCAACATTATAACCAGCCTGTTTCATCACTAGCCAAACCAGGCTTGAGCAATCAGCAAAACCATTTTTGTTTCGATGTTGTAAACTGCCAAAGTTCATTCTTTGAGAGTCAGTACCATAATTGAAATATCCAACCAAACGGCGACTATGTTTGATAATTGGGTTTTGATAATGTGAGTCATCAGTGAATTGAGTAGGTATGTTCATTGCTCTGCCTCCTATAAAAAATACGCTAAATAGAACTAAGAGACTGATTAAGACGAGAATAATTTTCTTTAAAGTAGATTTATTTGCCGCGACAAACAACCTCCTGTGTTATTCTTTTTTGATTTGATTAATATTCTATAGCAAATTGCTTTTTTTATTTAATATTTTTACTTTTTCAAAGATATCTTTAAATGTATCTGCAGATTCGGTCATTCCCATAGCTTGAGCATTATTGATAAAACTTAGAATAGAATCTTCATCTTTAGTTTTTAAATATTGCAGTGTCTTTTCTAAGAATGTCAAAGTCACTTTAAAGAATTCTAGGTATTGTGGTAGTTCGACGCTTTTAAAAGCATTAATTAATTTATGTGCATGGATTATATCTTTGCGAAAAATTAGCGATATCGTTGCATCTGATAGAACACCCATCATGGAAATTAAACCGATGGAACTAGAATTTTTTTGAATTAAATCTTGGTTGTTTAAAACGTTCATCGCAATAGCATAGACTTTGTCAGTTTTGATCATGAAAACACAGTTGCCAAAAAAGCCTAAATTATAGGTGCTCCACAAGGTGATCTTGGATAAATAAGTGTAAAGGTGCATTTGATCACAAAATGGTAAGAGGTTTTCACCCTTTATTAGTAAATATTGATTGCAAAGTATCACAGCAAGATAAAGATCATGTGCGTTTCGTTTAGCATGGTACTTATCTAATTGTACGTGGATAAGTTTATTTATTGCACTAGCATCTTCTTCTTCGATTGCTTTCAGTATTTCTGTTGGAAGATCATTTTCTTGCACAATATCTGCATAACCAATAAATTCGGTAGGGCTAATGTGAATCCGGCTTAAAAGAGCCAGTACTTTGTTGAACTCTAGCGTAATTTTACCGTTCTCCCAGCGAGATAAATTCGAAGTAGCACAAATACCTTTGGCTGCTTGTGCTAAGGTAATAGATTGTTCTTTTCGTAATTCTTTGTATTTTTCACCAATTGCCATTTTACTGTCCTACATATCAATATTGCATATATGCAATTTATCATTTCTGAATAAAAAATGCATGTAATAATATCCCCAATAACAAACAGGGGAGTTGAATTTCATGTTTTACAAATACTCAAATCATTTTAAATTTATCGCAATGATCATAACAGGATTCATTGCAAGTTGTTCCACTATCGTATCAGCATATATGGTGCAAACCTTGACCAATATTGCAACACAAAAGAAGTGGGATCAAGTAGGTGGTTTCTTAACAATTGTAATTATTGGATTTCTGCTTGTTTTTGTAGCAAGTTTGATTTTTAATCGTTTAAAAACTTCAGCCATTCAAGAAACTAATACATACTTGAGAACAAATATCTTTAAAGGGATGCTTGGTACTGATAAGGATGAAAATTCCAATGCCCTTGGTTTCTTAACTAATGATTTTAAGTTGCTTGAAACTAATCGCTTTGATGCACAAATTGAAATTATTATGCAGGCTTACACATTGGTGTTGGCCCTCGGCTATGCATTACTAGTTAATTGGCTGGTTACTATATTGTTTTTAGTTGGTTCATTCGTGCCAATGCTCATTTCTAATTTCTTCCAAAAATCAATTCAGAATACCTCAGAAAATTGGACTAAAGCCAATGGTCAGTATGTAAATCAAACTAAGAATTTTTTAGCCGGTAGCGAAACTTTGAGTTTGTACAATGGGCGAGAAAATGCAGCGAAGAAAAACCAAGTAAAAGTATTCAATCTTGAGGCTGCATTAAGAAAAATGAATCTATTGAATTTAGATACTGGTTCTTGGATTAGTCTGATCGGTAATCTTGTTACATTCTTAGTTCCGTTTTTAACAGGTGTCTACATGGTAATCCATGGCATGACAACGTTAGGTTCGTTGTTTGCTATTGTGCAGTTGGCTAACTCTTTTGTAAATCCAATCTTAACTATCTTGAATGATCGTAATGAATTATCAACTACTAAAAAGATCGTTGAAAAGGCAAATAAGTATTTAGCTTTGGCAAAAGGTGAAAAAGCTGATAACAATAAAGTGGCCTTTAAGGATCTTGTTTTAACAGACGTTTCACTTAATAGAAAAGGTCAACAGTTAATCCAAAATCTTGATTTAACAATTAAAAGAAAAAATAAGCAGGCAATTATTGGTCCATCAGGGACAGGTAAATCAACGTTGCTGCAGTTCTTGATGAAAGGTAAATATGGTGAAGCAAAAGAAATTTTGTTAAACGGGAAAATTGAAAAAGCAGGTAACTTTGAAAATATTTTTGCTTATGCAAGTCAGGCACCAGTTATTTTCGCAGATACTTTATGGTTCAATCTGACTTTAGGCAAAGATATTCCCCAGGAAATAGTTGAGCAAGTTTGTTCTAAGCTTGAACTTACTAATGTAATTAAAGAAAAAGGGTTTGATTATTCCCTGGGTGATAATGCAGATCAATTATCAGGCGGTCAGCTTGCAAGAATTGAGTTGGCTAGAGCGATTTTATCAAGACGCCCTGTGCTTTTGCTTGATGAAATTAATGCCTCTCTTGATAAAAAGACATCAGATAAGATTCATCAATATTTGTTAAATTCTGATTTAACCTTTGTAGAAGTGACCCACCATTATGAAGCAAATGAGTTAGGAAACTATGATAACGTAATTGACTTGAAAGGATATATGGAGTGATGAGAAAAATGTTGATATTAATATTTATAGTTGTAATTGCCATTGGAGGAGTTTATTTCTTGTACAATTCAAATGATATAAAGACAGTTAATAAAAACTTTTCGGTAGAATCCTTTGATCAAATAAAAGTTGATAACTCGATCGACAACATTAGATTAGTGACTGGTGATCGCTATAGTGTAAGTTACACAGGACAAGAAAAATTAGAGCCATCTGTAAAGGTGAAAAATGGTATTTTGACTATTGATTCGCCAGAAAGGTCTATAACGATTAATGGCAGCATTTTTAATGCGAAAAAGTTAAAACAAGAATTGATTATTGAAATGCCCAAACAAGAATTAAAGTATCTTTCAATTGATACATCGAATGGCAATATCTCGGCCGATCATCTGGAAGTTCAAAAGGGAAAGATTGATACATTGAACGGAAGTATTAATATTAAAAATCTAGTGATGAAAAATGAGTTCGAAATCGACACTTCTAACGGCACGGTAAAAGTAGGAAAGACTAATGCAGCAGGGTATGATTTGTCTACTTCAAATGGTCATATTACTATTGAAGGGAAAAATAAATCTGATGAGTTTGAGAAGAATACTAGTGCTGAAAATGTGATAAGTATCGATACTTCAAACGGTAATATTTACGTTAATTGATTGTATACAAATCATGTAGTTGATATAATTAGTATGAAAAAAGAGGCCGACTAAGTCGAACCTCTTTAGTGTAGAATCGCATTAGCGACGACTATTTAAAAATATTTTTTAGGTATTAATAAATAACTGCCAGCTTTGCAGAGCTAAAGCAGCTATTTTTTTCGCTGATCATGAATTTTGATCAGCTCGACAACCAATATGATCAGTAAAACGACAAATGAGCCAAAACTGATCATTAGTTGCAACGCATCTGAGACAGACACGATGGCATCTCCTTTCTAACAGGATTGTGGCAGAGTCAAAAAATCCTCATAAGCACCATCTCCTTGGGATAGCCGCCGCTTCAACTTTTCTACGCATAAAATTATACTGATTCGTATTTGCGTCTACAAGCGAACACGAAAAAAGCCTAGCATCCGCTAGGCTTTTAATCTACATAAATTCAGTATCTTGCTTACTCTTTTTGATAAAGTGATTTAAGATAAATGGTGAAATTACGGTCGTTACAATGATTACTAAAATTAAGCTAGAGTAAATATCTTCAGGGAATAGGTGATGCGTAATCCCGATCTGCGCCACGATCAACGCAACTTCACCACGTGACACCATTCCGGCACCTACAATATTGCCTTCATTCTTACTGAAACCGAATACTTCACTAGAGTATTTACCAGCCCAGAACTTGGATAAAACGGCGAAAACGGTCATCGCAATGATGAACCAGATGTCTTTGAAGAAGCTGGCAAAGGTCATTGAAAGGCCGATATCAGCGAAGAAAACAGGGATGAAGATTGAATAACCGATTGCTGAAACAGAAGACTGAACTTCTTTATGTTGCGGTGTTTGACGAATTGCCAAACCACCGAAGAATGCACCTACAACGGCGGATAAACCAACAAAGTCTGCAGCCCATGCCATTGTCAATGCTAAAACCAATGAACCGATGACTACAGAGTAATCAACAGAAATCTTTTCTGAGACCTTCATGAAGTATGGCGCAATAAACTTAAAGATCACCCAAACAACGACGAAGTAGACAATTTCGATCAAGATGTTAAGGAAGAAATTGTTAGTTAAGCCGCTTTTACCGCCTTCATGGCTGAAGGTGGTGAAGAGACTTAAAACTACCACGGCTAGGATATCATCAACCACAGCGGCCCCTAAAATGGCTGTACCAGCACGTGTATGAAGCTGGTTAGCTTCTTGCAAAACCACAACTGAGATAGAAACACTGGTTGCCGCAAAAACAATCCCAATAAAGAGTGCCTCAAGTGGCTTCATGCCGAAGAAGTAACTTGCTAGCCCCATGAAAACAACTGGCAAGATAACGCCAACGCTAGCTACCGTAAAACTCAACTTGAAGTATTTCTTTAACAAGTCCAAGTCACTTTCAAGACCGGCCAAAAACATTAATAGAATGACCCCAAATTCAGAGAATAAGCTGATTATGTCGTTGGTGTGAATCCAGTTTAAGATAGCTGGTCCTAATAAAATCCCTGAAAGCAATTGTCCAATAACTGCTGGCAAGTTAAAACGTGCAAATAATTGCCCGAGCAATACCGTAGTCAGTAGGATTAAAATTAATTCCCCTAAGAAATGCATATCGTCCTCTTTTCCTTATAAAAGCAAAAAACTTTCAAGCGCTTCTTGACCCAAAGAAGCAAATCTTGAAAGTTTTTATTTTGTGTAAAAAACCAACCACTAAATAAATATTCAGTTGAGTTTAATCTTAATATTTTTTTTAGTCCGATGCAAATTACTCTTCAAGTCCGAATTGCTTTTTGCTTGGAGTAGTCTTAGCAAGAAGTCCCAAACTGATAGTGATCATGTCGACAACTTCCTGCAAAATAGCACCCCAGAATGCTGGGATAACACCAGTGAAGGCAATTAATTCAATGATGATTACGACACCAATCGCAGTCAAAACGTCGACATTAGCAACCTTCATAGTGTGCTTAGAAATAGCAACGGCATCATTGATCTTAGACAAATCGTTAACCATGATAACCGCATCAGCACTTTCACTGGCAGCAGTAGCACCTTTAGCACCCATAGCGATACCAACATCAGCGGCGGTCAAACTTGGTGCGTCATTAACACCGTCACCAGTCATAACGACAGGACGCAAGTTCTTAGGTACTTCCTTGATAGCCTTAATCTTTTCAGATGGTAAAAGATCAGCACGGATATCAGTAATTCCGGCCTTGTTACCAACCTTTTCAGCAACTGCCTTGTGGTCACCAGTAAGCATCATGATATCTTGAGCACCTTGACGCTTCAACTTAGCGATTGTGTCAGGTGTTTCTGGACGCATTTCGTCCATCAAAGTAATGTAACCAGCAAATTGATTATCAATTGAGACAAAGACAGCAGTGGAGTTAACATCGATCTTTTCATGATCAGGTGCAACGAACTTTAATTTACCAACCTTAACGTGCTTGCCGTCGACGTTACCTTCAACACCTTGAGCAGTAGTTTCCTTTAAGTCGGTTACTGGCTTAATCAAATCTTTGCTAGTAGCCTTTACAAGTGAACTAGCAATAACGTGACTTGATTGTTGTTCAACACTAGCAGCTAAGCCTTGCAATTCATCCTTGCTTACAGATTTTTCTGCAGGGACAACTTGGTCAACTACCAATTGGTTTTCAGTTAAAGTACCAGTCTTATCAAAAGCAAAAGTCTTAGCACGAGCTAATTTTTCAAGAGTTGGACCAGACTTCACAATAATATGGTGAGCTGACATTGAACTCATACCACTGACCAAAGCAACGGGAGCTGCGATCAAAAGTGGACATGGTGAAGCGACAACCATAACTTCGGCGAATCTAGTAGCATCCCCTGAAACGGCCCATGCAACGCCACCAATAATCAATGAAATGATGGTGAATGGAACGGCGTAACGGTCGGCCATCTTAACGAACTTAGCAGGTTGTGCTTGTGATGACTTAACCAAAGCAACGATTGACTGATATTCAGAATCTTTAGCTTCTTTGGTAACCTTCATCTGTACTGCGGCGTCACCGTTGACGGAACCTGACATCAAGCTGTCGCCTGGTTTCTTAGTTACAGGAACGGATTCACCAGTCAATGAAGATTGGTCAAAACTAGAAGTACCCTTGATGATTTCACCGTCAACAGGAACTTGTTGACCTGGCTTGATCAAAACGATGTCGCCAATGTGCAATTCATTAACCTTGACTTCAGTAATTTGACCGTTAACCAGCTTGTTGGCAATACGTGGTGTATTGTTCAAAAGAGAACGGAGTTCCTTGCTGGCTTGTCCAGTAGCGTAGTCTTCTAGTGTTTCACCACCAGTGGACATTACCAAAATCATCCATTCAGCCCAGTAGTTGTTGATCAAAATAGTAGAAACAATCGCAATAACTGCTAGGATATCAACACCGTAGCGTCCAGATTTCCAATCTTCAAATATTTCCATTAACAAGAGAACGGAAATCCAAATACCAAGAATGTCGATAATAATTGCTTGTGGGTTCATCTGCAATTTAAGGAGTGGCGTAGTAAACAATGTAGAAGCATGTATGCCAAACTCAAAAAACAGACTTATTACCCCGGCAATTAAAACGACCATAAACTTCCATTGACGTTTCATGATTAAACCTCCAAAAAGTAAGTAGTATTACTTTACTTACACCATTCTAACATTCTTTCTAGGTATAAGAGATATAAACGGTTTATTATAATTTATTAATTAAAAAAGCGGCTTGAATAAAGGTCTCAAGCTGCTTGGGGGTTATTTAATTTTTTCAGATTTATAGTGCTTATCATATGTGTGAACGACATAGTTGAAGGCCTTGATCCATTCACGTCTGGTGAGGAGACCTTGAAAGACGCCGCGATCATCTACGACGGGCAGGAAGGCATTGTTAATCAGTAAATGCAGCTGCGTTTCAAGCGTAGTTTCAACAAAATTTATTTTATCGAAATCCGTTTGCATTACGTCTTTAACTTTTAAAGTATCAAGTGGCGCGGTAGAAATTGCGTCATTGGTTAGCATTTTGTCCGTAATCATGGCCAAGCTGAGTAAACCAACTACTCTTTTATCTTTATCTAAAACTGGAATTTTGGAATATTTAACTTTAGTCAGAATTAAAAATGCGTGATAGAGTGGGTTGTCTTCTTGAACAAAGGCAATACGACTAGCGGGAATTAAGAATGATCCCGATTTTTCTTCAATTAAATGTTGGATCGATGGTGAAAACATGATACGCCTCTTTTCTGACTAAAATTATACTAGAAAAAAGGAAAAGGCCCGCAAAATTTTGCGGACCTTATTAGTTTCATCTACTTTGGAGGAGTAAGAATGAATGAAATAAAAAAGTGGGAGTATTGTAGCAAGTTTCTACCGCCTTGCTACGATTTATATAGTACAGAGTAAATGTGAATTAAAAATGTTCAAATTGTTATGAAAAGGTAAAGATTTGTTTGAGAACTAGTTAAGAAGAAAATTTGGGCATAAGAAAAGCCCACGCAACGCACGTGAGCCGAAAGGGATAGATATGAAATTGACTAATTGGAGTAAGTCAATTCTTTTTATTTTCATTATTTACTTGGAGGAGTATGAATGAAAAACAAAAAAGTTGAGTTGTAATGGGAAGATGTTTTCTTCCTCACTACATTAAGTAGTATAACCTGAAATTGTGAAAAAAGTGTGACGAAATGCACTTTATTTTCAAAAAAGGCTATATTTTTGCTAAAAAGCCCGAGTTTATGCACTTATAAAGAAAAATAAATTTTTTTGGTTATAATGTAAGACATGATAAAAACGGAAAATAGAAGGGTGTAGTTTTTTTGAAAAGAATAGGCAGATTTATCCTGCATCTGTTTTTAGTACTCCTTTTATTAGCTGGAGTGGGAGCAGGGGGATATTTCGGTTATCAATGGTGGCAAAAACAGCAAATGCTGCGAGATAGGCCCAAGATAGTCAAAGCAAAGGATGGTACTAATACAAGTGCTGCTTGGCACAATTTTTCTAGTTATCAAAGATCCTTGCGTCAAAATTATTCTTTCATTAATAAGGTTTCAAATTATGTTCCACCAAGAACGTGGGATGGTAAGGACTTTGTCATTCCGGGCTTAGTTTCGACTAAGAGCTATGATTTTGCCACGAAAAAATACAATACGGCAACCGCAATGACGCCGCAGGGGATTACTGTAGCTGGTAAATATATTTTGCTCACGGCATATGATGGCGAGCACCGGCATGCTTCAGTCGTTTATGTGCTGGACAAAAAGACGGGAAAATACATTAAGACGATCCAGGTTCACGGCCGTCCTCACTTAGGCGGGATTGCTTATGATCCAGTTGCCAAAAATATTTGGGTAACCGGTAAAATGGGTAAGTCCTCAGCTCTTGCTTCATTTACATTAAAAGAAATGAAGGACTATAAAGATGGCAGTCGCATCCCGATCAAGTACAATCACCAGATTGCGATTCCTGCCGTTGAAAAAGCCTCTACTGTTACTTACTACGATGGTCAACTGTTCGTCGGCTTCTTTAACATGTATGGCCGGGGTAAAGTTGCCGCATATTCAATTGCCCGTAGCGGTAAAAACAAGGGCTCCATTACTAATAATGAAGTGAAATCCGTTACTGGTACTTTGCAGTGGTCAGATCCTACCGGTGAAACATCAATGGATAAGCAGATTCAGGGGATTGCGATTTATCAAGATAAAATCTTCTTGAGTCAGTCATACGGCAGCGGCAATTCTAAACTGTATGTGTTCCCAACTTCGGCATTGAACGCGCTTGACGAAAAGAATGCGGAGCTAGTTGTCGATATGCCGCCATATTTGGAACAAATTACTGCTTACAAGGGGCAGCTGCTTTGTGTATTTGAATCAGCTTCAAGTATTTATGCTAGACCAGACATCACGGTAATGGATAGAATACTATCGATGAATATCAATGCCTTGTTTGGCAGCTAGTTTAGAAAGGAAAAACAAATGAATGTAGATTATCGAAGAAGAGAAATCTTTCTTTTGCGTTTTTCTGGTTGGTTCTGCTTATTCCCAGCGTCAGTTTATCTCTACCTTTATCAAATGACTCATATGATATTCTGCCTTGGCGAATTAGTTATTATTGTGCTTTTTGCTGTATATTTGCTGACTACCGCCAAGAGCGAGCGCTGGACTAAACCACAAAATGTGATGCGACTATCGATTTTTGCCTTAATCTTTGTGGCAATCGTAATTTTCATCCCATTATATTTTGCATATCGCAACTGTAAGAAATTACAATGAAGAAACCGTTTTTTTGGTATTTTTTCAAAAATAGATTGGATTTCAGAAAAAGTTTAAATTTGTTAAAATGTACAACGATAGTGCGTCTAGTGTTGCTATTTGTAGTAATATAAGACAAAAGTAAAAAATATATGTTACTTGAGGGAGAAAAAATGGATAAAAAAACACAAATTGACTCTCGAGGCAAACGCATTGGAAAGTTTGTTTTAAAGACAATTGTTTATTTTGCAATCCTGATGGCCCTTATCTATTTGTATGAATATAGTGGACTTACTTCAGTTCATTTCATTTACAACGAATTTTAAGGTAGGTGCTGTCACATGATTCAAGATGTTATTAAGAAGATCGACGAGATAGCAGAACAAGAACCAGATCGTGTTGTTTACGACTATCTTGGCAAAACTAATACATATGGTGACCTTAAGAAGCGTTCTAACGCTTGGGCACACAAGATTGCTAGCTTAGATATTTCAGATGATGCTCCAATTATGATTTGGGGTGGTCAAACCTTTGAAATGATCGCTAGTTTTTTAGGCTGTGTTAAAACTGGTCACGCTTATATTCCAATTGCTAGTTACTCAAACGCTGAACGTTTGACCATGATTCAAGATGTTTCAAAATCACCATTGGTTTTGGAAATTGATCCATTGCCAGACGTTAACTTAGACAACGTTAAGGTACTTAAGGCTAGTGAAGTTGAAGATGGCGACTTCACTGTTGACGAAAGCAAATTTGTTGAAGGCGATGAAAACTACTACATCATCTTCACTTCAGGTACTACTGGTAAGCCTAAGGGTGTACAAATCAGTCACGATAACTTACTCAGCTTTGTAAACTGGGAGTTATCAGACTTTAATTTGCCAGAACACCCAAGTTTCTTGGCCCAAGCTCCATACTCATTCGACTTGTCAGTAATGAGTCTTTACCCTGCACTTGTTTCAGCAGGTAAGCTTGTTGTATTGCCACACGATGTAACGCAAAACTTTGGTCAATTGTTCCAAACTTTGCCAAAGATGCAATTTAATGTTTGGGTATCAACACCATCATTTGCACAAATGTGTTTCTTGGATAAGACTTTTGATTCTGAACATCACCCAGACCTTAGTCACTTCTTATTCTGTGGTGAAGAATTACCACACAGCGAAGCAGACATGCTTAAGAAGAGATTCCCAGAAAGCCATATCTTCAACACTTACGGTCCAACCGAAACAACTGTTGCCGTAACGCAAGTTGAAATTACTGACGACGTTCTTAAGAAGTACGACCGTTTACCAATCGGTAAGGTTAAGGAAGACACCAAGATCACTATTGATACTTCAAAGGGTGATAAGCCTGGCGAAGGTGAAATTATCATTAGCGGTCCTAGCGTTTCAAAGGGTTACATGAACAACCCTGAAAAAACTGAAGCTGCCTTCTTCCAAAAGGATGGCGACAAGTACCGTAGCTACCGCAGTGGGGATGCCGGATTCTTTGACGGCGACATGCTCTTCTATCGTGGTAGAATTGACTTCCAAATCAAGTTCAACGGTTACAGAATCGAACTTG encodes:
- a CDS encoding heavy metal translocating P-type ATPase, with amino-acid sequence MKRQWKFMVVLIAGVISLFFEFGIHASTLFTTPLLKLQMNPQAIIIDILGIWISVLLLMEIFEDWKSGRYGVDILAVIAIVSTILINNYWAEWMILVMSTGGETLEDYATGQASKELRSLLNNTPRIANKLVNGQITEVKVNELHIGDIVLIKPGQQVPVDGEIIKGTSSFDQSSLTGESVPVTKKPGDSLMSGSVNGDAAVQMKVTKEAKDSEYQSIVALVKSSQAQPAKFVKMADRYAVPFTIISLIIGGVAWAVSGDATRFAEVMVVASPCPLLIAAPVALVSGMSSMSAHHIIVKSGPTLEKLARAKTFAFDKTGTLTENQLVVDQVVPAEKSVSKDELQGLAASVEQQSSHVIASSLVKATSKDLIKPVTDLKETTAQGVEGNVDGKHVKVGKLKFVAPDHEKIDVNSTAVFVSIDNQFAGYITLMDEMRPETPDTIAKLKRQGAQDIMMLTGDHKAVAEKVGNKAGITDIRADLLPSEKIKAIKEVPKNLRPVVMTGDGVNDAPSLTAADVGIAMGAKGATAASESADAVIMVNDLSKINDAVAISKHTMKVANVDVLTAIGVVIIIELIAFTGVIPAFWGAILQEVVDMITISLGLLAKTTPSKKQFGLEE
- the cbpB gene encoding cyclic-di-AMP-binding protein CbpB, which translates into the protein MFSPSIQHLIEEKSGSFLIPASRIAFVQEDNPLYHAFLILTKVKYSKIPVLDKDKRVVGLLSLAMITDKMLTNDAISTAPLDTLKVKDVMQTDFDKINFVETTLETQLHLLINNAFLPVVDDRGVFQGLLTRREWIKAFNYVVHTYDKHYKSEKIK
- a CDS encoding YncE family protein; protein product: MKRIGRFILHLFLVLLLLAGVGAGGYFGYQWWQKQQMLRDRPKIVKAKDGTNTSAAWHNFSSYQRSLRQNYSFINKVSNYVPPRTWDGKDFVIPGLVSTKSYDFATKKYNTATAMTPQGITVAGKYILLTAYDGEHRHASVVYVLDKKTGKYIKTIQVHGRPHLGGIAYDPVAKNIWVTGKMGKSSALASFTLKEMKDYKDGSRIPIKYNHQIAIPAVEKASTVTYYDGQLFVGFFNMYGRGKVAAYSIARSGKNKGSITNNEVKSVTGTLQWSDPTGETSMDKQIQGIAIYQDKIFLSQSYGSGNSKLYVFPTSALNALDEKNAELVVDMPPYLEQITAYKGQLLCVFESASSIYARPDITVMDRILSMNINALFGS
- a CDS encoding teichoic acid D-Ala incorporation-associated protein DltX; its protein translation is MDKKTQIDSRGKRIGKFVLKTIVYFAILMALIYLYEYSGLTSVHFIYNEF
- the dltA gene encoding D-alanine--poly(phosphoribitol) ligase subunit DltA codes for the protein MIQDVIKKIDEIAEQEPDRVVYDYLGKTNTYGDLKKRSNAWAHKIASLDISDDAPIMIWGGQTFEMIASFLGCVKTGHAYIPIASYSNAERLTMIQDVSKSPLVLEIDPLPDVNLDNVKVLKASEVEDGDFTVDESKFVEGDENYYIIFTSGTTGKPKGVQISHDNLLSFVNWELSDFNLPEHPSFLAQAPYSFDLSVMSLYPALVSAGKLVVLPHDVTQNFGQLFQTLPKMQFNVWVSTPSFAQMCFLDKTFDSEHHPDLSHFLFCGEELPHSEADMLKKRFPESHIFNTYGPTETTVAVTQVEITDDVLKKYDRLPIGKVKEDTKITIDTSKGDKPGEGEIIISGPSVSKGYMNNPEKTEAAFFQKDGDKYRSYRSGDAGFFDGDMLFYRGRIDFQIKFNGYRIELEEINFYLSKNEYVRYGVAAPKYNKDHTVKQIVAEIELKHGVARQHSEATLTKAIREDLAKNIMPYMLPQRFVYQDKLPISQNGKVDIKAVIKEVNK